The segment ACCTGGCCGGTGAAGATGCCGGGCGTGTAGCGCATGGATTGCTGGACGGTCCGGGAACCCTGGTCGTCGATCTGCTCGCGGGTGATCACCGACACGCTCTGCGAGGTTTCCATCAGCGATTTGCTGGTCTTGGTGGCGATCTGGCTGTGGGTGGCCAGGTAGCCGTCTTCACTGCCCAGTGCGTTACCCAGGGCGAATACCTGGGTGCTGGGCACTTCCAGCGCGCTACCGGCCGGTACTTCATGCAGCACGAAGCTGCCGTCGCCGAGGTTCTCCGCCTGCAGGGAGGTTCCGTCGAGCAGGCGCGCGAGGCCCGCTTCCACCGAGAAGGTGCCGTTCAGGCCATTGCTGTTCAGGCCACGGGTCTGCGCCGGGGTGGCGGAGAGGTTGATGCCGGCCTCGCGGGCGAAGCGATTCAGCGCCTCATCCAGGGCTCCGGCGGGGATGGCGTAGCTGCGGCCGGCGACGGCAGCAGCCTCTTCGGCGATGGCGCTGGCGGGCAGCAGTGGCGCGGCGAGTGCGGTGCACAGCAGGGCGCCATGAACGGCGAGGGCGAGGCGGGAAGCGCGGGGTGAAGTCATGACAACATCCATGGGGATCGGCAAAGGTTAATGGGATTCATTCCCCTTGCCGGGGCAGGCGGAAAAACCCGCCAAAAAAATGTGCTGACTGTTGGGGAGACCGGAGACGCACAGAACTTGTAGGGGCGATTTCAATCGCCAAGGGCGGCGCAGCTGCCCCATGAAAATGGCCTGTTTCGCGAATCAATTCGCTCCCACGACAGCCTGGACCGTGCACCTGTGGGAGCGATTTCAATCGCGATTTCCTGGCTCAGACCTTCGCCTCCACCGTCACCCACCACCGCGTGCGGTAATGCATTTGCACCGGTAGCGTGCGGGGTAGCAGGGCCAGCAGCTTGTCGGTGTCGTCCAGGCGGAACACGCCGGACAGGCGCAGGTCGGCGATGCTGTCGGCGCAGGCCAGGCGGCCGTGGCGATAGCGCGAGACCTCGGCGAGGAAGTCCGCCAGGCGCATGTCTCGGGTGACGATCAGGCTGTCGACCCAGGCCCCGGCCTCCATGCCCAGCTCCCGCACGGGATGGATGCCATCCCGGCTCAGGTCGAAGTTCTGTCCGGCTTCGACCACCTGTTTCTGCAGGCCACTGGCCGGATTCAGCACCACGCTGCCCTGCAGCACGCTGAGCCGCGAGGCGGCTTTCCCGTGGCGCAGCACGAAGCGCGCGGCCTGGGACTCCACCAGGCCGTGTGCGGTGCGCACGCGCATGGGCGTGGGCTGGATGGCGCTGCTGACGAGGATTTCTCCGCGCCGCAGTTCGATCAGCCGCTGCTGGGAATCGAAGCGGATATCCACCGCTGTGTCAGTGTTCAATTGCAGCTGGCTGCCGTCGGCCAGTGCCAGGCCGCGGCGCTGGCCGGTCGCCGTGGCGAGGTCGGCGGTGAGGCGTTCCCAGGGCGTGATGTCGCGGGTCAGCCAGAGTGCGGCGCCACCCACGGCAGCGCCGGAAAGCAGCTTCAGCGCCTGGCGTCTGCGCAGGCCGGCCCTGGCGTTATCCAGTACCAGGCTTGCGCCGGGCAGCGTCTTGAGGCCCATGCCCAGTTCGCGGTCGAGTTGCTGTACCCGCTGCCAGGCCAGCTCGTGGTTGGTGTCCTGGCCACGCCAGTGTTCGCACGCCTTCTGCAACTCGGCGTCGCCATTGCCGCGCAGGCGCATCATCCACTGGATGGCCTGGCGCACCACCTGTTCATCGAGAGCGGCGATTTGGCCCGGGGCACTCATTCTTCGAACCGCAGCAGGTAGCAGTGATAGAGGGCGTCGGCCACATAGCGCTCCACCGAGCGCAGGGAGATGCCCATGCGCGTGGCGACGTCCTGGTGGGTGAGGCCTTCGCACTGGGCGAGCAGGAAGGCAGCACGTGCCTTGGGCTTGAGCCGGTCGAGCATCAGTGCGATGCGCTCCAGCAGTTCAAGGATCAGCTCGCGTTCCTCGAGGGAGGGCGCCTCGGCTTCAGGCAGTTGCGCCAGGGCTTCCAGGTAGGCGCGCTCCAGTTCCTCGCGGCGCCAGTGGTCGATCACCAGGCCCCGCGCCACGGTGCGCAGGAAGGCGCGCGGTGTGCGCAGTTCAAGGCTCCCGCCCTTGCCCAGCAGGCGCAGGAAGGTGTCCTGGGCCAGGTCCGCCGCATCGGCGGCATTGCCCAGCTTGCTGCGCAGCCAGTTCTTCAGCCAGCCGTGGTGCTCGCTGTACAGCGCCTGGAGGGAAATCGGGGGAGACGACATGGAGGCCACCGCGAGATGCGATAACAAATGAAAATTAATCGCATTTTCATGGTGCACTTCGGCTTTTGCAACAGCGGTCGTAGGTCTTGCCAGATGCAGTCGTCGAAATACGGCACGTTTGTAGGAGCGAGCTTGCTCGCGAAGCATCGAGCGAAGCCTTTGTTCGCGAGCAGAGCTCGCTCCTACCTCTAGCGATACCAGCGCGGCGTATAGACCCAATCCTCGCCGTTGCCCTTGGGCACGCGGCGGGTCAGCGACGAGCCGATGATCACCAGGGTGCGCATGTCCACCTGTTCCGGCGTCAGTTCGCCGAGCGTGGTGAGGGTCAGCTTCTCCGCCGGACGGCCGATATCCCGGCCCAGCACCACCAGTGTTTCCGGCTTGCGGTGACGGGCGACGATTTCCAGGGCGCGCCCCAGCTGCCAGGGACGCGCCCTGGAAATGGGGTTGTAGAAGGCCATGGCGAAGTCGGCGGCGGCGGCGTGGTCGAGGCGATCCTCGATCACGTCCCAGGGCTTGAGGTTGTCCGACAGCGAGATCAGGCAGAAGTCGTGGCCCAGCGGTGCTCCGGCCTTGGCCGCCGTGGCCAGAGCGGCGGAAACACCGGGGAATACCTGCAGCTCGACCTGCAGCCACTCTGGATCGCGGGATTCATCCAGCGCCTCTAGCACGGCGGCGGCCATGGCGAACACTCCCGGATCGCCGGAAGACACCACCACCACGCGGCGACCGCTGGCGGCCAACTCGAACGCATGGCGGGCACGCTGCAGCTCTTCGCGGTTGTCGGTGCAGTGCGCCACCTGATCGGGACGCAGCGGCCCGGCCATGCGGATGTAGGTTTCGTAGCCGAGCAGGTCTTCGGCTTCATCCAGGGCCTGGCGCGTGGCCGGCACCATGAACTCGGCGGCGCCGGGACCGAGGCCGATCACGGTGAGGCGCCCGCGCGGTTGGCCGATCAGGGCTGTGTCCAGCGGTTCGTTGGCGAGATGGAGGCGGATGCCGGCGACTTGCTGGTGCAGCGGCGGCAGCGCGGTCTCGTCGGTGATGAAACGCAGCGGCACGCCCAGTTCGACGGCGGTGGCGGCCAGTCCGGAATCGACCATTCGCGAGCGATCCGCCAACAGGCAGGCCAGGGACAGAGGCGCCAGTCCGGCGTCGGTCAGCGCCTGACGCACCGCTTGCGCGCTGGCCTCGCCATCTATGCGCGCAATGGTCACGCGTGGATGGATCAGCAGCTCATCCCTTGCCGCCGCACGCGCTTGGGCCGTGACGTGGATGACCCGTTGCGCCTCATCCGCCAGGGGCAGACGAACGTCGTCCAGCCAGGGCGCTTCGCCCTGTACCCGTACCGTTTGGCCGCCCAGCAGGTCGGAGACGAAGCGTTTGCCCTGCTCGATATCGGCCAGGGCAAAGCCCGCCGGCGGCTCCAGCAGGCAGGTGCCGAAACGCAGTTCGCCGCTCGTTGTGATGGCCGGTGCCACCTCCAGTGCGGCAGCGATTTCCCGCGCCATGCGGTTCACCCCGCCGAGACCGCCTAACAGCGGCACCACGGCACTTCCGTCTTCGGCGACCGCCAGTACCGGCGGCTCGGCGCCCTTGCTCGCCAACAGCGGCGCCAGGGTGCGGATGACGATGCCGGCAGCGCACAGGGCGATGATCGGCGTGTCGGTACGGTAGAGCTCGCGCAGGGTGTCGCCGAACTCCGCGTAGGCGCCGTCCGCACCCTCGACACGCCCGGCCAGACCAAGGATGCGCGCCTGTGGATAAAGCGCCTGGATGCTTCGCGCAACGGGCAGGCCGCCGTTGCCGAGCAAGACGATGGCTGGTGGGTTATGCATTGCGGAGTTCCACGGGTAGGGTGCGCCGTGCGCACCGGAATTCATTGGTACGCACGGCGCACCCCAGGGACACGGATATCCCGCGCGGCATCATCCTCTCCACTTCTGGCCGGGTATGACGATCATCGAGAAGTAGGGCGAGGCCATCGGGTCCACTTCATCCAGCGGCACGATGCGCTGGTTGGCCATGGTGGCGCGCTCCACGTAATGGGCGCGGCCGGCGATGCCGAGGTCCTGGAGGACGCGGCGCACCTTGTCGAAGTTGCGGCCGAGCTTCATCACCACGGCCGCTTCGGCGTCGGCCAGGCGCGCCTTCAGCTCGCCCTCCGGCAACACGCCGGAGAGTACGGAAAGACTCTGGTTGCGGTACACCAACGGCACACCGAGCACCGCCGCGCTGCCCAGCATGGAGCAGACGCCGGGCACCACCTCCACCTCGTAGCGTTCGGCCAGGCGGTCGTGCAGGTACATGTAGGAGCCGTAGAAGAAGGGGTCGCCCTCGCAGATCACCGCCACGTCGCGGCCGGCCTCCAGATGCCGGGCCACCTGCTCGGCGGCGGTGTCGTAGAAGTCGCTGATGACGGTTTCGTAGGTCAGCGGCGGTTCCAGTTTCTCGGTGGTCACCGGGTACACCAGCGGCATGCGCTGCTGCGCGTCGGTGAGGTGCTGTTCGATGATGCCGAAGGCATTGCCTCCCTGGCCCTGGCTGGCTTTCGCCTTGGCCACGAAGTAACCCACCACCT is part of the Pseudomonas lalkuanensis genome and harbors:
- a CDS encoding precorrin-2 C(20)-methyltransferase, with product MTGKGRLIGLGVGPGDPELITLKALRLLQSAQVVGYFVAKAKASQGQGGNAFGIIEQHLTDAQQRMPLVYPVTTEKLEPPLTYETVISDFYDTAAEQVARHLEAGRDVAVICEGDPFFYGSYMYLHDRLAERYEVEVVPGVCSMLGSAAVLGVPLVYRNQSLSVLSGVLPEGELKARLADAEAAVVMKLGRNFDKVRRVLQDLGIAGRAHYVERATMANQRIVPLDEVDPMASPYFSMIVIPGQKWRG
- a CDS encoding FecR domain-containing protein, encoding MSAPGQIAALDEQVVRQAIQWMMRLRGNGDAELQKACEHWRGQDTNHELAWQRVQQLDRELGMGLKTLPGASLVLDNARAGLRRRQALKLLSGAAVGGAALWLTRDITPWERLTADLATATGQRRGLALADGSQLQLNTDTAVDIRFDSQQRLIELRRGEILVSSAIQPTPMRVRTAHGLVESQAARFVLRHGKAASRLSVLQGSVVLNPASGLQKQVVEAGQNFDLSRDGIHPVRELGMEAGAWVDSLIVTRDMRLADFLAEVSRYRHGRLACADSIADLRLSGVFRLDDTDKLLALLPRTLPVQMHYRTRWWVTVEAKV
- a CDS encoding sigma-70 family RNA polymerase sigma factor, with amino-acid sequence MSSPPISLQALYSEHHGWLKNWLRSKLGNAADAADLAQDTFLRLLGKGGSLELRTPRAFLRTVARGLVIDHWRREELERAYLEALAQLPEAEAPSLEERELILELLERIALMLDRLKPKARAAFLLAQCEGLTHQDVATRMGISLRSVERYVADALYHCYLLRFEE
- the cobJ gene encoding precorrin-3B C(17)-methyltransferase, with the translated sequence MHNPPAIVLLGNGGLPVARSIQALYPQARILGLAGRVEGADGAYAEFGDTLRELYRTDTPIIALCAAGIVIRTLAPLLASKGAEPPVLAVAEDGSAVVPLLGGLGGVNRMAREIAAALEVAPAITTSGELRFGTCLLEPPAGFALADIEQGKRFVSDLLGGQTVRVQGEAPWLDDVRLPLADEAQRVIHVTAQARAAARDELLIHPRVTIARIDGEASAQAVRQALTDAGLAPLSLACLLADRSRMVDSGLAATAVELGVPLRFITDETALPPLHQQVAGIRLHLANEPLDTALIGQPRGRLTVIGLGPGAAEFMVPATRQALDEAEDLLGYETYIRMAGPLRPDQVAHCTDNREELQRARHAFELAASGRRVVVVSSGDPGVFAMAAAVLEALDESRDPEWLQVELQVFPGVSAALATAAKAGAPLGHDFCLISLSDNLKPWDVIEDRLDHAAAADFAMAFYNPISRARPWQLGRALEIVARHRKPETLVVLGRDIGRPAEKLTLTTLGELTPEQVDMRTLVIIGSSLTRRVPKGNGEDWVYTPRWYR